From a single Silene latifolia isolate original U9 population chromosome 6, ASM4854445v1, whole genome shotgun sequence genomic region:
- the LOC141587365 gene encoding putative strigolactone esterase DAD2 isoform X1, with product MGQNLIEALNVRVEGNGQNYLVLAHGFGTDQSAWQRILPYFTRSYKVILYDLPCAGSVNPDFFDFQRYTTLDAYVDDLLDILDILGVTSCAYVGHSVSAMIGLLACIRRRTLFSKLILIGASPRFLNDHDYHGGFEESEIETVFSAMEANYAAWVNGFAPLAVGADVPTAVQEFSRTLFNMRPDISLFACRTVFKCDFRGVLGLVKVPCFIIQTAKDMSVPESVATYMKDHLGGKSVVIMLNTEGHLPHLSAPGLLAQALWRALSQ from the exons ATGGGGCAAAACTTAATAGAAGCGCTAAATGTGAGAGTAGAAGGCAATGGACAGAACTATCTGGTTTTAGCCCATGGATTTGGGACTGACCAATCTGCTTGGCAAAGAATATTGCCTTACTTCACCCGATCATACAAGGTCATTCTGTATGACCTGCCTTGTGCAGGCAGTGTTAATCCCGATTTCTTCGACTTCCAACGGTACACTACCCTTGATGCCTATGTGGATGATCTCCTAGATATTCTTGACATCCTTGGTGTTACTTCTTGTGCTTATGTTGGTCATTCTGTGTCCGCCATGATCGGTCTTCTTGCTTGTATTCGGCGTCGTACTCTCTTTTCTAAGCTCATCCTTATTGGCGCCTCCCCGAG gtttttgaatgaCCATGATTATCACGGTGGATTTGAGGAAAGCGAGATTGAGACTGTTTTCTCAGCAATGGAAGCGAATTATGCAGCTTGGGTTAATGGATTTGCCCCGTTAGCCGTGGGGGCCGATGTGCCTACAGCAGTGCAGGAATTTAGTCGGACATTGTTCAATATGAGGCCAGATATATCCCTCTTTGCTTGTAGGACTGTGTTCAAATGTGATTTTCGCGGTGTGTTAGGACTCGTAAAAGTCCCATGTTTCATTATCCAAACAGCTAAGGATATGTCGGTGCCGGAGTCGGTTGCTACCTACATGAAAGATCACTTAGGAGGTAAGAGTGTTGTGATCATGCTCAATACTGAAGGTCATTTGCCTCACCTTAGTGCCCCAGGTCTCTTGGCTCAAGCCCTTTGGAGGGCACTTTCACAATGA
- the LOC141587365 gene encoding putative strigolactone esterase DAD2 isoform X2, with translation MGQNLIEALNVRVEGNGQNYLVLAHGFGTDQSAWQRILPYFTRSYKVILYDLPCAGSVNPDFFDFQRRRTLFSKLILIGASPRFLNDHDYHGGFEESEIETVFSAMEANYAAWVNGFAPLAVGADVPTAVQEFSRTLFNMRPDISLFACRTVFKCDFRGVLGLVKVPCFIIQTAKDMSVPESVATYMKDHLGGKSVVIMLNTEGHLPHLSAPGLLAQALWRALSQ, from the exons ATGGGGCAAAACTTAATAGAAGCGCTAAATGTGAGAGTAGAAGGCAATGGACAGAACTATCTGGTTTTAGCCCATGGATTTGGGACTGACCAATCTGCTTGGCAAAGAATATTGCCTTACTTCACCCGATCATACAAGGTCATTCTGTATGACCTGCCTTGTGCAGGCAGTGTTAATCCCGATTTCTTCGACTTCCAA CGGCGTCGTACTCTCTTTTCTAAGCTCATCCTTATTGGCGCCTCCCCGAG gtttttgaatgaCCATGATTATCACGGTGGATTTGAGGAAAGCGAGATTGAGACTGTTTTCTCAGCAATGGAAGCGAATTATGCAGCTTGGGTTAATGGATTTGCCCCGTTAGCCGTGGGGGCCGATGTGCCTACAGCAGTGCAGGAATTTAGTCGGACATTGTTCAATATGAGGCCAGATATATCCCTCTTTGCTTGTAGGACTGTGTTCAAATGTGATTTTCGCGGTGTGTTAGGACTCGTAAAAGTCCCATGTTTCATTATCCAAACAGCTAAGGATATGTCGGTGCCGGAGTCGGTTGCTACCTACATGAAAGATCACTTAGGAGGTAAGAGTGTTGTGATCATGCTCAATACTGAAGGTCATTTGCCTCACCTTAGTGCCCCAGGTCTCTTGGCTCAAGCCCTTTGGAGGGCACTTTCACAATGA